A region from the Gossypium hirsutum isolate 1008001.06 chromosome A08, Gossypium_hirsutum_v2.1, whole genome shotgun sequence genome encodes:
- the LOC107920117 gene encoding tRNA (adenine(37)-N6)-methyltransferase isoform X1: MSSTRYSILALALASLFSASSAISFYIWRKNLIEWDSKLKELKKSLNSALEKCASERQGRIRAQQALRKAVVAQPQAKSENLDIPSYPMAPIGIVQSCFSTRNGTRRQPLLVPLARASLVFDSTRMPPASLEGLEEYSHCWIIYVFHLNTDLEKLWKHPSKSKFKAKVRVPRLKGGRMGVFATRSPHRLCPIGLTVAKVEAVQGNMVLLSGVDLVDGTPVLDIKPYLPYCDSIEGAVVPNWVMLDSMLSVASVGFSDDFSSSLLDCWKSVEKKSLYSSPDELKSLVKQALSWDIRSVSQRNRPHNNLLKIGSGDASDNASDLDDSQDGEASGELIYYLILDGMDFSYKIDGNGDVMVKEVHLSSAISFGNNKKRCNFLMWKDKIK; encoded by the exons ATGTCCTCTACCCGATACTCCATCTTAGCATTGGCACTTGCTTCTCTGTTTTCTGCTTCTTCAGCTATCTCCT TTTATATATGGAGGAAAAATTTGATAGAATGGGATTCAAAGTTGAAAGAGCTTAAAAAATCCCTCAATTCTGCTTTGGAAAAGTGTGCTTCTGAAAGACAAGGTCGGATTAGGGCTCAACAG GCATTGAGGAAAGCAGTAGTCGCTCAACCACAAGCCAAGTCTGAGAATTTAGACATACCATCGTATCCAATGGCACCTATTGGTATCGTTCAATCTTGTTTTTCTACGAG GAATGGAACCCGTAGGCAGCCTCTACTTGTCCCTCTTGCTAGGGCATCTTTGGTTTTTGATTCAACTAGAATGCCTCCAGCATCACTTGAGGGTCTCGAAGAATACTCTCATTGCTGGATTATATATGTATTTCATTTGAATACAGATCTGGAAAAGTTATGGAAGCATCCATCTAAATCAAAGTTTAAGGCCAAG GTCAGAGTTCCAAGATTGAAAGGAGGAAGGATGGGAGTTTTTGCTACACGATCTCCACATCGACTGTGTCCTATAGGACTCACTGTAGCAAAG GTGGAGGCAGTACAAGGAAATATGGTTCTACTCTCAGGAGTAGATCTAGTTGATGGAACA CCAGTGCTGGACATCAAACCGTATCTTCCATATTGTGACAGTATTGAAGGAGCAGTTGTACCTAACTGGGTCATG TTGGATAGTATGTTGTCAGTGGCTTCCGTTGGCTTCTCTGATGACTTCTCTTCCTCACTCCTGGACTGCTGGAAATCAGTG GAGAAGAAGTCCCTATATTCTTCACCAGATGAGCTCAAAAGCTTGGTAAAACAAGCCCTTTCATGGGATATTCGTTCAGTATCTCAACGAAACcgacctcataataatctcctCAAAATAGGAAGTGGTGATGCCTCTGATAATGCTTCAGATTTGGATGATTCCCAAGATGGAGAAGCTTCTGGAGAGTTAATTTATTACCTGATTTTGGATGGAATGGATTTCTCTTACAAGATTGATGGCAATGGCGATGTGATGGTGAAGGAAGTCCATCTTTCATCTGCCATCTCCTTTGGTAATAATAAAAAACGTTGCAATTTCTTGATGTGGAAGGACAAGATTAAATAA
- the LOC107920117 gene encoding tRNA (adenine(37)-N6)-methyltransferase isoform X2, with translation MSSTRYSILALALASLFSASSAISFYIWRKNLIEWDSKLKELKKSLNSALEKCASERQGRIRAQQALRKAVVAQPQAKSENLDIPSYPMAPIDLEKLWKHPSKSKFKAKVRVPRLKGGRMGVFATRSPHRLCPIGLTVAKVEAVQGNMVLLSGVDLVDGTPVLDIKPYLPYCDSIEGAVVPNWVMLDSMLSVASVGFSDDFSSSLLDCWKSVEKKSLYSSPDELKSLVKQALSWDIRSVSQRNRPHNNLLKIGSGDASDNASDLDDSQDGEASGELIYYLILDGMDFSYKIDGNGDVMVKEVHLSSAISFGNNKKRCNFLMWKDKIK, from the exons ATGTCCTCTACCCGATACTCCATCTTAGCATTGGCACTTGCTTCTCTGTTTTCTGCTTCTTCAGCTATCTCCT TTTATATATGGAGGAAAAATTTGATAGAATGGGATTCAAAGTTGAAAGAGCTTAAAAAATCCCTCAATTCTGCTTTGGAAAAGTGTGCTTCTGAAAGACAAGGTCGGATTAGGGCTCAACAG GCATTGAGGAAAGCAGTAGTCGCTCAACCACAAGCCAAGTCTGAGAATTTAGACATACCATCGTATCCAATGGCACCTATTG ATCTGGAAAAGTTATGGAAGCATCCATCTAAATCAAAGTTTAAGGCCAAG GTCAGAGTTCCAAGATTGAAAGGAGGAAGGATGGGAGTTTTTGCTACACGATCTCCACATCGACTGTGTCCTATAGGACTCACTGTAGCAAAG GTGGAGGCAGTACAAGGAAATATGGTTCTACTCTCAGGAGTAGATCTAGTTGATGGAACA CCAGTGCTGGACATCAAACCGTATCTTCCATATTGTGACAGTATTGAAGGAGCAGTTGTACCTAACTGGGTCATG TTGGATAGTATGTTGTCAGTGGCTTCCGTTGGCTTCTCTGATGACTTCTCTTCCTCACTCCTGGACTGCTGGAAATCAGTG GAGAAGAAGTCCCTATATTCTTCACCAGATGAGCTCAAAAGCTTGGTAAAACAAGCCCTTTCATGGGATATTCGTTCAGTATCTCAACGAAACcgacctcataataatctcctCAAAATAGGAAGTGGTGATGCCTCTGATAATGCTTCAGATTTGGATGATTCCCAAGATGGAGAAGCTTCTGGAGAGTTAATTTATTACCTGATTTTGGATGGAATGGATTTCTCTTACAAGATTGATGGCAATGGCGATGTGATGGTGAAGGAAGTCCATCTTTCATCTGCCATCTCCTTTGGTAATAATAAAAAACGTTGCAATTTCTTGATGTGGAAGGACAAGATTAAATAA